In Candidatus Roseilinea sp., one DNA window encodes the following:
- a CDS encoding glycosyl transferase family 1, with protein MRILHVLTYYRPHISGLTIYVERLSRGLARAGHQVTVLTSQYDRSLARSEIVDGVSIVRAPVLARISKGVIMPTFGVKLRRLLPQFDLVHLHLPQFDGAGIAINARLFGKPSLLTIHGDIRLPDTAFNHVVQPVIDLMNRIAGHNVDRVVSYTEDFARHSRYLLRYAHKLVVIPPPVEIELPGRADVEAFRQKWHVSNEQRPVIGMCARLATEKGVEILVRALEIIRETRPQARVIFAGPYKNVIGEEAYARRLQPHFDALGDAWTFVGSLQGRELSAFFASCDVTVLPSLNSTESFGLVQVESMLCGTPSICSDLPGVRVPVQTTGMGEVTPIGNAPALAEAILRVCDNRAAYIKPRDFILQHYSTERTVRDYESLYSALIRERASQPEPA; from the coding sequence ATGCGCATACTCCACGTCCTCACCTACTACCGTCCCCACATCAGCGGACTGACCATCTACGTCGAACGGCTTTCGCGCGGGTTGGCGCGTGCCGGCCACCAGGTGACGGTACTCACCTCGCAATACGATCGCAGCCTTGCACGCAGTGAGATCGTGGATGGCGTGTCCATCGTGCGCGCACCCGTGCTGGCGCGGATCAGCAAGGGTGTCATCATGCCGACCTTCGGCGTGAAACTGCGCCGGCTACTGCCGCAGTTCGACTTGGTGCATTTGCACCTGCCGCAATTCGACGGCGCCGGCATCGCCATCAACGCTCGGCTGTTCGGCAAGCCATCACTGCTGACGATTCACGGGGACATCCGCCTCCCGGACACGGCGTTCAACCACGTCGTTCAGCCGGTCATTGACTTGATGAACCGCATCGCGGGTCACAACGTGGATCGCGTCGTCTCCTACACCGAGGACTTTGCACGGCATTCGCGCTACCTTTTGCGCTACGCGCACAAGCTGGTCGTGATCCCGCCGCCGGTGGAAATCGAGCTGCCCGGGCGTGCCGATGTCGAGGCTTTTCGCCAGAAGTGGCATGTGTCGAACGAGCAACGACCGGTGATCGGGATGTGCGCCCGGCTGGCGACGGAGAAGGGCGTCGAGATCTTGGTGCGCGCGCTGGAGATCATCCGCGAGACACGGCCACAGGCGCGCGTGATCTTCGCCGGACCCTACAAGAACGTCATTGGCGAAGAGGCCTACGCGCGCCGGCTGCAGCCACACTTCGACGCGCTGGGCGACGCATGGACGTTCGTCGGCTCGCTACAAGGCCGCGAGCTTTCGGCCTTCTTCGCCTCGTGCGACGTGACCGTGCTGCCCAGCCTGAACTCCACCGAGTCGTTCGGCCTGGTGCAGGTCGAGTCCATGTTGTGCGGCACGCCGTCCATTTGCAGCGACCTGCCCGGCGTGCGCGTGCCGGTGCAGACCACCGGCATGGGTGAGGTAACGCCGATCGGGAACGCCCCGGCGCTGGCCGAAGCCATCCTGCGCGTGTGCGACAATCGCGCTGCTTACATCAAGCCGCGCGACTTCATCTTGCAGCACTACAGCACCGAGCGCACGGTGCGCGATTACGAATCGCTCTACAGCGCGTTGATTCGAGAACGTGCGTCGCAGCCGGAGCCGGCGTGA
- a CDS encoding membrane protein yields MLKNWKFWLGMAISAVALYLTLRDVDFAAFIRAVATAHTTWMLPAFLVFMAGLAIRALRWATLMGESHFGVTFHAMNIGYMLNMVLPFRVGEIGRAVVIGQRTEVSTATALSSILVERLLDLAAVVLLFFVFAQFIPMDPALSRAAAISAGLVIALLIAVGMVIWQSARFEGIFARLLARFPRLNAQGWLQRYRDFCAGFKLINSTKRFIVVLLTTIGIWVAQLIVTYFVMAAFLPPRVDQAGLMLVAANLGGAAPSAPGGLGPVQFFARTALVAPFGIDPTQATAFVFVWSLSQQLALIVLGIIGMVRIGLSFGQLRPARA; encoded by the coding sequence ATGCTCAAAAACTGGAAATTCTGGCTCGGCATGGCCATTAGCGCCGTCGCGCTTTACCTGACGCTGCGCGACGTGGACTTCGCGGCGTTCATTCGAGCAGTGGCAACGGCGCACACGACCTGGATGCTCCCGGCCTTCCTCGTCTTCATGGCCGGCCTGGCCATCCGCGCGCTGCGCTGGGCCACGCTGATGGGCGAATCGCATTTCGGCGTCACCTTCCACGCCATGAACATCGGCTATATGCTCAACATGGTGTTGCCGTTCCGCGTGGGCGAGATCGGGCGTGCGGTTGTCATCGGCCAGCGCACCGAGGTGAGCACGGCAACGGCGCTCTCGTCCATCTTAGTCGAGCGCCTGCTCGACCTGGCCGCCGTCGTGTTGCTGTTCTTCGTCTTCGCCCAGTTCATCCCCATGGACCCGGCGCTTTCGCGTGCCGCAGCGATCAGCGCCGGCCTGGTCATCGCCCTACTCATCGCCGTCGGCATGGTGATCTGGCAATCGGCACGTTTCGAAGGGATATTCGCCCGGCTGCTGGCGCGCTTCCCGCGCCTCAATGCGCAAGGCTGGCTGCAGCGCTACCGCGACTTCTGCGCCGGCTTCAAGCTGATCAACTCCACCAAGCGTTTCATCGTCGTGCTGCTCACGACGATCGGCATCTGGGTGGCCCAGCTCATCGTCACCTACTTCGTCATGGCTGCCTTCCTGCCACCGCGCGTGGATCAAGCCGGCCTGATGCTCGTTGCCGCCAACCTGGGCGGCGCTGCGCCATCGGCGCCCGGTGGCCTCGGGCCGGTGCAGTTCTTCGCCCGCACCGCGCTGGTGGCCCCCTTTGGCATTGACCCAACGCAGGCCACGGCTTTCGTCTTCGTGTGGTCGCTTTCGCAGCAATTGGCATTGATCGTGCTGGGCATCATCGGGATGGTGCGGATCGGCCTCTCGTTCGGTCAACTGCGGCCAGCCAGGGCGTAG
- a CDS encoding phosphatase, with protein sequence MSALFRFHAASVILWRVRTELHCHTTASDGLCAPAEVVRLARLRDIELLAITDHDTIAGNDEAVAAGDAQGVRVIRGIEVSALSRHGETHVLGYGVQPRDAITLAKIASLRGVRESRARGILDKLTRFGIHIPFEQVQALAGDAMIGRPHVARALVMAGAVQTEQEAFDLYLAEGKPAFIPHAGLTPAQAVQLIHDAGGIAVLAHPGLYAGDLSALLDEMIPAGLDGIEVFYPLHTPEQTMHLAELARRRGLLLTGGSDFHGPRGNAELSLGSVHVPPEHIEALLARLGW encoded by the coding sequence GTGAGCGCCCTCTTTCGTTTTCACGCCGCGTCCGTTATTCTTTGGCGGGTGCGAACCGAACTCCATTGTCACACTACGGCGTCGGACGGACTGTGTGCGCCCGCAGAGGTCGTACGCCTGGCGCGGCTGCGCGATATTGAGCTGCTCGCCATTACCGACCACGACACGATCGCCGGCAACGATGAAGCTGTAGCAGCGGGCGACGCGCAAGGCGTGCGCGTGATTCGCGGCATCGAGGTCAGTGCGCTCTCGCGTCATGGAGAAACGCACGTCCTCGGCTACGGCGTTCAGCCGCGCGACGCGATAACCCTCGCCAAGATCGCCTCGCTGCGCGGCGTGCGCGAGTCGCGTGCGCGGGGCATCCTCGATAAACTCACACGCTTCGGCATCCACATCCCATTCGAACAGGTGCAGGCGCTGGCCGGCGACGCGATGATCGGCCGGCCGCACGTGGCACGCGCGCTGGTGATGGCCGGCGCCGTCCAAACCGAGCAGGAAGCATTCGACCTGTACTTGGCGGAAGGCAAGCCGGCCTTCATTCCCCACGCAGGACTCACACCCGCGCAGGCGGTGCAGCTCATCCACGACGCCGGCGGCATCGCTGTGCTCGCCCACCCCGGCCTGTATGCCGGCGACCTGTCCGCTCTGCTTGACGAGATGATCCCAGCCGGCCTGGACGGAATCGAAGTTTTCTACCCGCTGCACACGCCGGAACAGACGATGCACCTCGCCGAACTGGCACGCCGACGCGGCTTGCTCCTCACCGGCGGCAGCGACTTCCACGGCCCACGCGGCAATGCAGAGCTGTCGCTGGGCAGCGTACACGTTCCGCCGGAACACATCGAGGCACTGCTGGCGCGGCTGGGATGGTGA
- a CDS encoding stage V sporulation protein S, with translation MTNHTAPRAEAVPTREKTEIIKVSAQSRSTAVAGAIAGIIRERGRVDVQAIGAGAVNQAMKAAAIARGYLLLDGINIVVIPSFSDVMIEGAERTAVRLSIEPR, from the coding sequence ATGACCAATCACACAGCGCCACGTGCGGAGGCGGTTCCAACCCGAGAGAAGACGGAGATCATCAAGGTCTCGGCCCAATCACGCTCGACGGCAGTGGCCGGCGCAATCGCCGGCATCATCCGCGAGCGCGGGCGGGTAGACGTGCAGGCCATCGGCGCCGGCGCGGTCAACCAGGCGATGAAAGCTGCGGCAATCGCGCGTGGGTATTTGCTTCTCGACGGAATCAACATCGTGGTCATCCCGTCGTTCTCCGACGTGATGATCGAAGGCGCCGAACGCACTGCCGTGCGACTCTCGATTGAGCCAAGATAA
- a CDS encoding alpha/beta hydrolase, with the protein MRALSDAFCCYAPDLPGFGFSAPLDERVVPRDDNGADAFSHRGLASVVLEFLDVKKIVRCDVVGHSYGSGVAIALAATQPARVRRLVISNFSTFRDERERRMIAFMHGVTGLMVKARRLPFARSDGFAKLLGSRYFHRLPDDVTVLRDGLDDFMQMDERTADLTVKASLGWETPRDLARLPMPVMLIHCRDDQIMPPRNAEYTAGLAPHGKLVWIDACGHLPMVEKTEEFVRIVKHFLLDDNP; encoded by the coding sequence ATGCGCGCATTGTCGGATGCGTTCTGCTGTTATGCGCCCGATCTGCCCGGCTTTGGATTTTCAGCCCCGTTGGACGAGAGAGTTGTCCCACGCGACGACAACGGGGCGGATGCGTTCTCGCACCGCGGGCTGGCATCCGTCGTCCTGGAGTTCCTAGACGTAAAGAAGATCGTGCGATGTGATGTGGTCGGGCACAGCTACGGCTCCGGCGTGGCGATTGCGCTGGCGGCGACGCAGCCGGCGCGTGTGCGGCGGCTGGTCATCAGCAATTTCAGCACCTTTCGCGACGAACGCGAGCGCCGGATGATCGCCTTCATGCATGGGGTAACCGGGTTGATGGTCAAAGCGCGCCGGCTGCCGTTTGCCCGAAGCGATGGGTTTGCGAAGCTGCTGGGCAGCCGCTACTTCCATCGCTTGCCCGACGACGTGACGGTGCTGCGCGACGGCCTGGATGATTTCATGCAGATGGACGAGCGGACGGCGGACTTGACGGTAAAAGCGTCGCTGGGCTGGGAGACGCCGCGCGATCTGGCGCGGTTGCCGATGCCGGTCATGCTGATCCACTGCCGCGATGATCAGATCATGCCGCCGCGCAACGCCGAATACACCGCCGGCCTCGCTCCGCATGGCAAGCTGGTTTGGATTGACGCATGCGGCCACTTGCCGATGGTCGAGAAGACCGAAGAATTCGTGCGCATCGTCAAACATTTTCTCCTCGATGACAACCCTTGA
- a CDS encoding dehydratase — protein MTTLDLLPLAEPAVLSFDDVAIRLHPTDDVAIAKVSLAAGTILLQPLSTSADIKVSSLIPSGHKFAIREVKQGRPVRRYGQVIGFATRDIAIGEHVHVHNLAVGVETRDRESLQTRFDQDYAFGADVRPVAFVLEAKRRQFMGYRRADGRVGTRNYIAVIGTVNCSAHTVRRIAHHFTAELLSGFPNVDGVIAIAHGFGCATRVGGDDYTLLQRTLAGMAAHPNVGGYVLVGLGCEVNQISALVENYHLTAKEAPALHRLNHQSSPAHHPPLSPPSLTIQDAGGVRKTIEAGIALVKELLPVVNQYRREPVPISELTIALQCGGSDGWSGVTANPVLGMVSDEIVRQGGSVVLAETPEIYGAEHLLTRRAISREVGEKLIRKIHWWEQHAAKHGVEIDNNPSHGNKAGGLTTIYEKSLGAVAKAGTTPLVDVVDYAEPITHKGFTFMDTPGYDPVGATGQVAGGCNLIVFTTGRGSCFGFKPAPSIKVVSNSATYRRMEEDMDINAGKVLEGVPMQVVADELLDYLIEVASGRPSKSEAQGIGEEEFQPWNLGGIL, from the coding sequence ATGACAACCCTTGATTTGCTTCCCCTGGCCGAACCGGCCGTCCTTTCCTTTGATGACGTCGCGATTCGATTGCACCCCACCGACGACGTGGCGATTGCCAAGGTGAGCTTGGCGGCAGGCACGATATTGTTGCAACCCCTAAGCACCTCGGCGGACATCAAGGTTTCATCTCTGATCCCTTCTGGCCATAAATTCGCCATCCGCGAGGTGAAGCAAGGCCGGCCGGTGCGGCGCTATGGCCAGGTGATCGGCTTTGCCACGCGCGACATCGCTATCGGAGAACACGTGCATGTGCACAACCTTGCAGTAGGGGTAGAGACGCGCGATCGCGAGTCTCTACAAACGCGATTCGACCAGGACTACGCCTTCGGCGCCGACGTCAGGCCGGTGGCGTTTGTGCTGGAGGCGAAGCGCCGGCAGTTCATGGGGTATCGCCGCGCCGACGGCCGCGTGGGCACGCGCAACTACATCGCGGTGATCGGCACGGTGAACTGCTCGGCGCACACGGTGCGCCGCATTGCCCACCATTTCACCGCAGAGCTGCTGTCCGGCTTCCCGAATGTGGACGGCGTCATCGCCATTGCCCATGGCTTCGGCTGTGCCACACGCGTCGGCGGTGATGACTACACTCTGTTGCAGCGCACGCTGGCCGGCATGGCCGCGCATCCCAACGTCGGTGGGTATGTGCTCGTCGGCCTGGGTTGCGAGGTCAACCAGATCAGTGCGCTGGTCGAGAACTATCATCTCACCGCTAAAGAGGCGCCGGCCTTGCACCGCCTGAATCATCAATCATCACCGGCCCATCATCCACCCCTCTCGCCACCTTCGCTCACCATCCAGGACGCCGGTGGCGTGCGTAAAACCATCGAGGCCGGGATTGCCCTGGTGAAAGAACTGCTGCCGGTCGTGAACCAGTATCGGCGCGAGCCCGTGCCGATCAGCGAGCTGACGATAGCGTTGCAGTGTGGCGGCAGCGACGGCTGGAGTGGTGTGACGGCCAATCCGGTGTTGGGCATGGTCTCGGATGAGATCGTCCGGCAGGGCGGTAGCGTCGTGCTGGCCGAGACGCCGGAAATCTACGGCGCCGAGCACTTGCTCACGCGCCGCGCTATCAGCCGCGAGGTGGGTGAGAAGCTCATCCGCAAGATTCACTGGTGGGAGCAGCACGCAGCCAAGCACGGCGTCGAGATAGACAACAATCCATCCCACGGCAACAAGGCCGGCGGCTTGACCACGATCTACGAGAAGTCGCTTGGCGCGGTGGCCAAGGCCGGCACGACGCCGCTGGTGGACGTGGTGGACTACGCCGAGCCGATCACGCACAAGGGATTCACGTTCATGGATACGCCGGGGTACGATCCGGTCGGCGCCACGGGGCAGGTGGCCGGTGGCTGCAACCTGATCGTGTTCACCACCGGCCGCGGCTCGTGCTTCGGCTTCAAGCCGGCGCCCAGCATCAAGGTGGTCAGCAACAGCGCGACCTATCGGCGCATGGAGGAAGACATGGACATCAACGCCGGCAAGGTGCTGGAGGGTGTGCCGATGCAAGTGGTGGCCGATGAATTGTTGGACTACCTGATCGAGGTAGCGTCCGGCCGGCCGTCTAAGAGCGAAGCGCAGGGCATCGGCGAGGAAGAGTTCCAGCCGTGGAATTTGGGCGGAATCCTGTGA
- a CDS encoding aldehyde dehydrogenase: MSTPTFKNYIAGEWVGASDGKTIENINPASGEVIGHFASATAEDTKRAIAAAKEALPKWAALPGPSRAAILDKAGQLIAARTDELAETLTREEGKTLAEAKAEVMRARDIFKYYAGEGFRAGGDVIPANTPDTLLFTKREPLGVVAIITPWNFPIAIPAWKIAPALAYGNTIVFKPASLVPHTALKLVEILIEAGLPPGVINLVVGSGSAVGNTLAESKEIAGLSFTGSYAVGVKIYEKTARNLVRTQLEMGGKNPTIVLNDANILLAVDIAVRGGFGLTGQACTATSRVIVEEKVADAFTQALVEAARNLKVGNGLESGVQMGPAVSAEQLQTDLEYVGIGKGEGAKLLVGGEPIPAGAGFFVQPTVFADVEPGMRIAQEEIFGPVIGVIRAKDFDDAIAKANGIGFGLSASIVTNDLNKAMRFADRIEAGVVKVNEPTTGVALQAPFGGFKGSSANTFKEQGRAAMEFYTRTKTVYVKYG; encoded by the coding sequence ATGTCCACCCCTACTTTCAAAAACTACATCGCCGGCGAGTGGGTCGGCGCATCCGACGGCAAGACCATCGAGAACATCAACCCGGCCAGCGGTGAGGTGATCGGGCACTTCGCTTCTGCAACGGCTGAGGACACGAAGCGCGCCATCGCGGCGGCCAAAGAGGCGTTGCCGAAGTGGGCTGCGCTGCCGGGTCCTAGCCGCGCGGCCATCCTCGACAAAGCCGGCCAGCTCATCGCTGCGCGCACCGATGAGCTGGCCGAGACACTCACCCGCGAAGAAGGCAAGACGCTGGCCGAGGCCAAGGCCGAGGTGATGCGCGCGCGCGACATCTTCAAGTATTACGCGGGCGAGGGCTTCCGCGCCGGCGGCGACGTGATCCCGGCCAACACGCCCGACACGCTGCTATTCACCAAGCGTGAGCCGCTCGGCGTCGTCGCCATTATCACGCCGTGGAACTTCCCGATTGCCATTCCGGCCTGGAAGATCGCGCCGGCGCTGGCCTACGGCAACACAATCGTGTTCAAGCCGGCCTCACTCGTGCCGCACACGGCGCTCAAGCTGGTCGAGATTTTGATCGAAGCCGGCCTCCCGCCCGGCGTGATCAACCTCGTCGTCGGCAGCGGCAGCGCGGTGGGCAACACGCTGGCCGAGAGCAAAGAGATCGCCGGCCTCAGCTTCACCGGCTCGTATGCCGTCGGCGTCAAGATCTACGAGAAGACGGCGCGCAACCTGGTGCGCACTCAGTTGGAGATGGGCGGCAAGAACCCCACCATCGTGCTCAACGATGCCAACATCCTGTTGGCGGTGGACATCGCCGTGCGCGGGGGCTTTGGCCTCACCGGCCAGGCCTGCACGGCTACCAGTCGTGTGATCGTGGAAGAAAAGGTGGCCGACGCATTCACCCAGGCGCTGGTCGAAGCCGCGCGCAACCTCAAAGTGGGCAATGGGCTGGAGAGCGGCGTGCAGATGGGCCCGGCGGTGAGCGCCGAGCAGTTGCAAACCGACCTGGAGTACGTTGGCATTGGCAAGGGCGAGGGCGCGAAGCTGCTGGTCGGTGGCGAGCCGATCCCAGCCGGCGCCGGCTTCTTCGTCCAGCCGACCGTGTTCGCGGATGTCGAACCGGGGATGCGCATCGCGCAGGAGGAGATCTTCGGGCCGGTGATCGGCGTCATCCGGGCGAAGGACTTCGACGACGCCATCGCGAAAGCCAATGGCATCGGCTTCGGCCTATCGGCCAGCATCGTCACGAACGACCTGAACAAAGCGATGCGCTTCGCCGACCGAATCGAAGCCGGTGTGGTGAAGGTGAACGAACCAACGACCGGCGTAGCCTTGCAGGCACCGTTCGGCGGATTCAAGGGCAGCAGCGCCAATACCTTCAAGGAGCAGGGCCGGGCGGCGATGGAGTTCTACACGCGAACCAAGACCGTGTATGTGAAATACGGTTGA
- a CDS encoding alpha/beta hydrolase, with the protein MSNPYPGLMQPAPQLAPYARTLALQPLGVSVHYFEAGARGTPAIILIHGLQDEADTWRHVFDPLAQTHRVIALDLPGFGRSDKARRRYGVPFYAQVVLGLMDALKIGYATLIGNSLGGMIAETIALTHPPRVSRLVLVGGTIHIVERPATAPSNLMQFLCLPANDRRYFEALRRSPQAAYDSLRPYYADLDKLPPTDRDFLFQRVNERVWDEAQRLAALSVQMNLPIFLAFQGRALIRRIPASPVPTTVIWGAEDRILPMSNGIARTALQRDARFICVEGAGHLPHQEKPEDFLRAAARVAQVA; encoded by the coding sequence ATGAGCAACCCATATCCCGGTCTGATGCAACCAGCGCCGCAGCTTGCACCGTATGCGCGCACACTTGCGCTTCAGCCGCTCGGCGTCTCCGTCCACTACTTCGAAGCCGGCGCGCGGGGCACTCCCGCCATCATCCTGATTCACGGCTTACAAGACGAGGCCGACACCTGGCGACACGTGTTCGATCCGTTGGCGCAAACGCATCGCGTCATCGCGCTCGACCTGCCGGGGTTTGGGCGAAGCGATAAAGCGCGCCGCCGCTACGGCGTGCCGTTCTATGCGCAGGTCGTGCTGGGACTGATGGACGCGCTGAAGATCGGCTACGCGACGCTCATCGGCAACTCGCTGGGCGGGATGATCGCCGAAACGATCGCCCTTACCCACCCTCCGCGTGTGTCACGGCTGGTGCTCGTCGGCGGCACGATTCACATCGTCGAGCGGCCAGCTACTGCGCCGAGCAACCTCATGCAGTTCCTGTGCCTCCCGGCGAACGACCGGCGCTACTTCGAGGCACTGCGCCGATCGCCCCAAGCGGCTTACGATTCGCTGCGGCCCTACTACGCCGACTTGGACAAACTACCGCCGACAGATCGTGATTTTCTCTTCCAGCGGGTCAACGAGCGGGTATGGGACGAAGCGCAGCGCCTGGCGGCGCTATCAGTGCAAATGAACCTGCCGATCTTCCTGGCGTTTCAAGGGCGCGCGCTGATCAGACGCATTCCGGCCAGCCCGGTGCCGACAACGGTAATATGGGGCGCAGAAGACCGCATTCTGCCGATGAGCAATGGCATCGCGCGGACCGCGCTGCAGCGCGACGCGCGCTTCATCTGCGTCGAAGGCGCGGGCCACCTACCGCACCAAGAGAAGCCCGAGGACTTTCTGCGCGCCGCCGCTCGCGTCGCGCAGGTGGCGTAA